One genomic region from Cydia amplana chromosome Z, ilCydAmpl1.1, whole genome shotgun sequence encodes:
- the LOC134661619 gene encoding uncharacterized protein LOC134661619, with amino-acid sequence MPKPKRSTREKIERYKRKLHDLEVKSDDKKLRKRQVRSSSESDVSEQGENHLQNLDHDLDVENMDYDPGVYEEGTSPEEALVPAAAAIPVAPVEPSAPILDQVDAPAQLTPPATDFTEPPLDPTLLAALGKSQLCLPKKLHSVRIMANLANLWLPILKKGLAKENKDTLLKGYLIPNNCKLLQASKLNAEISAAVIEVVRGRDKKYVAVQQQLGQGIAAVSRAMDVLLKTENKVEALKYLSDGCRILSDAHNFFTKDRIKLITPSLEKNFLHVIQDAERDESLFGNTLSEKIKASKAIERQGQQIKKTVSAPKPGTSNSTNTRAFTAQGNWSGPPRYSSNRGGGGRGGYRRTNPTRRPYVNRAAPTRQPAPTKSQAPAQQ; translated from the exons ATGCCAAAGCCTAAACGTAGTACTCGCGAAAAAATCGAAAGATATAAAAGGAAACTTCATGATTTAGAAGTTAAAAGTGACGATAAAAAACTTCGTAAACGTCAAGTTAGATCTTCAAGTGAGTCTGATGTCAGTGAACAAG gtgAAAATCACCTGCAAAACCTAGACCACGATCTAGACGTTGAAAATATGGATTACGATCCTGGCGTATATGAAGAGGGGACTTCTCCAGAGGAAGCGCTCGTCCCGGCTGCGGCCGCCATACCAGTCGCACCAGTTGAACCGTCCGCGCCGATACTTGATCAAGTTGACGCTCCCGCGCAGCTCACGCCTCCTGCCACAGATTTCACTGAGCCGCCTCTGGACCCCACGCTACTTGCAGCGCTCG GAAAATCTCAACTATGTCTTCCCAAAAAACTGCACTCTGTGCGTATCATGGCCAA TCTTGCCAATTTATGGCTACCTATTTTGAAGAAAGGTTTGGCGAAAGAAAATAAGGACACACTCCTTAAGGGATATTTAATTCCTAataattgtaaattattacaagcGTCAAAGCTCAACGCCGAGATATCAGCCGCTGTAATAGAGGTAGTACGTGGTCGTGACAAAAAATATGTTGCCGTCCAACAACAACTCGGTCAAGGCATAGCAGCTGTAAGTCGGGCCATGGATGTCCTTTTAAAGACCGAAAACAAAGTTGAAGCCCTCAAATATTTGAGTGACGGATGCCGCATACTCTCTGATGCGCATAATTTCTTTACTAAGGACCGAATAAAATTAATTACGCCAAGCTTAGAGAAAAATTTTCTTCACGTGATTCAAGACGCCGAGCGGGATGAATCCCTCTTTGGCAATACTTTATCTGAAAAGATTAAAGCTAGTAAAGCTATCGAGCGTCAAGGTCAACAAATCAAAAAGACTGTCAGTGCACCAAAGCCTGGCACTTCTAATTCGACGAACACTCGGGCCTTCACAGCACAGGGAAACTGGTCCGGTCCTCCCCGTTATTCCTCgaacaggggggggggggggcgaggAGGGTATCGCAGGACGAATCCGACGCGTCGCCCGTACGTCAACAGAGCTGCCCCGACACGGCAACCAGCGCCGACCAAGTCGCAAGCGCCAGCACAACAATAG